One genomic region from Spirulina subsalsa PCC 9445 encodes:
- the clpS gene encoding ATP-dependent Clp protease adapter ClpS yields the protein MSTEVIDKPSLGEKSSTARKHAPRYRVLLHNDDFNSMEYVVQTLMSTVAGLTQPQAVSIMMEAHTNGLALVITCALEHAEFYCETLKNHGLTSTIEPDE from the coding sequence ATGTCTACAGAAGTCATTGATAAGCCATCTTTAGGGGAAAAGTCTTCGACTGCCCGTAAACACGCCCCCCGCTATCGTGTTTTACTGCACAATGATGATTTCAACAGCATGGAATATGTGGTGCAAACTTTGATGAGTACGGTAGCCGGACTCACTCAACCTCAAGCGGTTAGTATTATGATGGAAGCCCATACGAATGGTTTAGCTTTGGTCATTACTTGTGCTTTAGAACACGCGGAGTTCTATTGTGAAACGCTTAAAAATCATGGCTTAACCAGTACGATTGAGCCGGATGAGTAG
- a CDS encoding DNA adenine methylase, whose protein sequence is MTIGMHSPFRYPGGKFYARKLILEHIPEHENYVEPFAGGASIFFAKDKVKYNWLNDIDEELINCFLMIRDYPEELIEKLQGEKATKERHYFYKHDYSAQNDLERATRWYYLNRTSYSGIMKAESCYWGYGEKYSMRPENWGRNILRTSEKLQGVKLTHLDFEKVFENLPKNTFLFVDPPYFSARQDNFYTHFFCQEDHIRLCQTLKKYSDQVRFLLTYDNVPEIRGLYQWTDNIYDREWNYTIGRTDDQKKITRAKSRLENNKGSRYKGKEVFITNYSHKITEKNVEFVQLCLPL, encoded by the coding sequence ATGACCATTGGAATGCACTCCCCCTTTCGTTATCCCGGAGGAAAGTTTTATGCTAGAAAACTTATTCTAGAACATATTCCAGAGCATGAAAATTATGTAGAGCCTTTTGCTGGAGGAGCTTCGATCTTTTTTGCCAAAGACAAGGTTAAATACAATTGGCTTAATGATATTGACGAGGAATTAATCAATTGTTTTCTGATGATTCGAGATTATCCAGAGGAGTTAATCGAAAAGTTACAGGGAGAAAAGGCTACGAAGGAGCGTCACTATTTTTATAAACATGACTATTCGGCACAAAATGATTTAGAGCGTGCTACCCGTTGGTATTATCTCAACAGAACATCCTATTCAGGCATTATGAAAGCAGAAAGCTGTTACTGGGGATATGGGGAAAAATATAGTATGCGACCGGAGAATTGGGGTAGAAATATCCTGAGAACTTCTGAAAAGTTACAAGGTGTTAAACTCACTCATCTTGATTTTGAAAAAGTTTTTGAAAATTTACCTAAAAATACCTTTTTATTTGTCGATCCCCCTTATTTTAGCGCGAGACAAGATAATTTTTATACTCACTTTTTTTGTCAAGAAGATCATATCCGTTTATGCCAAACTTTAAAAAAATATAGTGATCAGGTAAGGTTTTTACTGACCTACGATAATGTGCCTGAGATTCGGGGTTTATATCAGTGGACGGACAATATATATGACAGAGAATGGAATTATACCATTGGCAGGACAGATGATCAAAAAAAGATAACACGAGCAAAATCTAGACTTGAAAATAATAAAGGCAGTCGATACAAAGGCAAGGAGGTTTTTATAACAAATTATTCACATAAAATAACTGAAAAAAACGTCGAGTTTGTTCAGCTATGTCTACCTTTATAA
- a CDS encoding DODA-type extradiol aromatic ring-opening family dioxygenase, with protein sequence MKYIPKALFISHGGGPLPLLGESNHQEMVSCLESLAAIIPQPDALIVVSAHWEERTPTVTSGLNPPLIYDYYGFPAESYEIQYPCVGEPSLAGEIQKRLNNSGIEANLDPTRGFDHGVFVPLKIMYPEANIPCVQMSLVNTLDSSHHIKIGRALKGLSQENVLLIGSGFSFHNLNAFFSPDTPESCQLNHSFEQWLMDVCSNREYTEEQRSQMLIEWSVVQGARYCHPREEHLLPLHVCYGVAQSPSSEQFTLTILKKRSSMYVW encoded by the coding sequence ATGAAGTATATACCTAAAGCTCTATTTATCTCCCACGGTGGCGGGCCTCTACCGTTGCTTGGGGAATCAAATCATCAGGAAATGGTTTCATGTCTGGAAAGCCTTGCTGCGATTATCCCCCAACCCGACGCGCTTATAGTAGTCAGCGCCCATTGGGAAGAACGAACTCCTACTGTTACTAGCGGACTAAATCCCCCCTTGATCTACGACTACTATGGGTTTCCCGCAGAATCCTACGAAATTCAATATCCCTGCGTTGGTGAGCCGTCTTTAGCGGGCGAAATTCAGAAGAGGCTAAACAATTCAGGGATTGAGGCAAACCTAGATCCAACGAGAGGGTTTGATCATGGTGTTTTTGTACCACTCAAAATTATGTATCCAGAGGCAAACATTCCCTGCGTTCAGATGTCTCTCGTCAATACCCTAGATTCGTCCCATCACATCAAAATTGGGCGTGCGCTTAAGGGGCTGAGTCAAGAAAATGTCTTATTAATTGGCTCAGGGTTTTCGTTTCATAATTTAAACGCATTTTTTTCACCCGATACCCCTGAGTCTTGTCAACTCAATCACTCTTTTGAGCAATGGTTAATGGACGTTTGTTCAAACCGTGAGTATACGGAGGAGCAAAGAAGCCAGATGCTAATTGAATGGAGTGTCGTTCAGGGTGCAAGGTATTGCCATCCTAGAGAAGAACATCTTTTGCCTCTCCATGTCTGTTATGGGGTGGCTCAAAGTCCCAGTTCAGAACAGTTCACTCTCACGATCCTCAAGAAAAGGTCGAGTATGTATGTCTGGTGA
- a CDS encoding glycosyltransferase family 39 protein, whose product MTLTNSQDLEKNKPDFIGILQKVGIVWGLIFLLNLVIDWIWINLDHSPPAWDQAHRLTGALNYLNALQNMQIFSLKWWDDFWSLTSKDPPLTYIVTAPFLQLFGRGEAQATLVNILFIALLLFSVYQLGKHLFSPRVGLWAAAFCVVIPGLYRTRVDYLLDYPLTAIVLIGFYALTRWCDAQTLKKQWGWGLLFGVTLGANLLTKQNGVFFLFFPLLWIGIKILWRRRWGRLLQLLVSFLVAIALFYPWYQTNWIFFIGAYTGAFAQGAINEGDPPLDTLEAWTHYFFELPFVLTWVFLLVGVAGLILRGIRSVRSPQKEAFSHPFTLRVAHPLMWLGWYWVGSYFLCSALVNKDSRYVMPYYPVLAIMLAYGLVAFQNRWRWIPWTTWGLTLLLMILNLFPVGGESFAQWLSPNARYHPYRGPLFPNEEIIAEITQTTPYQKGNLGMLMDTPAINHNTMNYYGAVADFQVYAREVGKRQRHLEQDLRSLDWLIAQQNPTYPPDHPRFQIVQQLQQDPNFQVQQRWTLPDNSVIELYHKLPAPITLTPLDSPLDSLRLDEVLVPPVVPPGYPVPITYQWSGDWQSLQSGLVLVTWAALENPSQQWLQDRAIGNGMLHPSPQWADQSFQVRETLAMFPPEDLPPGDYRLSVAYLNPDTGEAHPIPFPPVTITLDPTRPPLPAPALDFVTQLRHLARDLPEGREALDPIFDQIGQMNQYDPIQDYTRQAELTLAYRLSQNPDRLDWAYGLTLARALQEDAVGAIAALEKVVQLDPNNPYAHAYLAVVHLYRWQPRAAQQALNQAAALNPDLWEIQALQGAAAAMQGQFIKAWQVFSALQ is encoded by the coding sequence ATGACCTTAACTAACAGTCAAGACCTCGAAAAAAATAAACCTGATTTTATTGGCATTTTGCAAAAAGTTGGTATAGTTTGGGGCTTAATTTTCCTGCTCAATCTCGTCATTGATTGGATTTGGATTAATTTAGACCATTCCCCTCCCGCTTGGGATCAAGCCCATCGTTTAACCGGGGCGTTAAATTATCTCAATGCGCTGCAAAATATGCAGATTTTTTCCTTAAAATGGTGGGATGATTTTTGGTCACTTACCTCTAAAGATCCCCCGCTTACTTATATTGTCACTGCTCCCTTTTTACAACTTTTTGGACGAGGAGAAGCCCAAGCAACCCTAGTTAATATCTTGTTTATTGCCTTGCTCTTGTTCTCAGTGTATCAACTGGGGAAACATTTATTTAGTCCCAGAGTTGGACTGTGGGCGGCCGCTTTCTGTGTGGTCATTCCCGGACTTTATAGAACAAGGGTTGATTATTTACTAGACTATCCCCTGACGGCTATTGTGTTAATTGGCTTTTATGCTTTAACTAGATGGTGTGATGCCCAAACGTTAAAAAAACAATGGGGATGGGGCTTGCTGTTTGGGGTGACATTAGGGGCAAATTTGCTCACCAAACAAAATGGGGTATTTTTCCTCTTTTTTCCGTTGCTTTGGATTGGGATTAAAATTCTATGGCGACGACGTTGGGGGCGACTCTTACAATTATTGGTGAGTTTTTTGGTTGCCATTGCCTTATTTTATCCTTGGTATCAAACGAACTGGATCTTTTTCATTGGGGCTTATACCGGGGCTTTTGCCCAAGGAGCAATTAATGAAGGAGATCCCCCTCTAGATACCTTAGAAGCTTGGACACACTACTTTTTTGAATTGCCCTTTGTCTTAACTTGGGTGTTTTTATTAGTCGGTGTTGCTGGGTTAATTTTGCGAGGCATTCGCTCAGTGAGAAGCCCACAAAAAGAAGCCTTTTCTCATCCCTTTACGTTGCGGGTTGCTCATCCCTTAATGTGGTTAGGATGGTATTGGGTCGGGTCTTATTTCTTGTGTTCTGCACTGGTGAATAAAGACTCACGCTATGTCATGCCCTATTATCCCGTATTGGCGATTATGTTAGCCTATGGTTTAGTGGCGTTTCAAAACCGTTGGCGGTGGATTCCTTGGACAACTTGGGGGCTAACGTTGCTGTTGATGATCTTGAATTTATTCCCCGTGGGAGGGGAAAGTTTTGCCCAATGGTTGAGTCCTAATGCCCGGTATCATCCCTATCGGGGGCCATTGTTCCCCAATGAAGAAATTATTGCCGAAATTACCCAAACAACCCCCTATCAAAAGGGCAATTTGGGGATGTTAATGGACACGCCAGCAATTAATCATAATACGATGAATTACTATGGGGCTGTGGCGGATTTTCAGGTCTATGCTCGTGAGGTGGGGAAACGACAACGGCATCTAGAACAAGATTTGCGATCGCTAGATTGGTTAATCGCCCAACAAAACCCCACCTATCCCCCCGACCATCCCCGTTTTCAAATCGTCCAACAACTCCAACAAGACCCCAACTTTCAGGTTCAACAACGCTGGACTCTCCCCGATAATAGCGTGATTGAACTCTATCATAAACTCCCCGCCCCCATTACCCTCACCCCCCTAGACTCCCCCCTAGACTCCCTCCGTCTTGATGAAGTCCTAGTCCCCCCCGTTGTCCCCCCCGGATATCCCGTCCCCATCACCTATCAATGGTCAGGAGACTGGCAAAGTCTCCAATCGGGATTAGTCCTAGTCACCTGGGCCGCCCTTGAAAACCCCAGCCAGCAATGGCTCCAAGACCGCGCCATTGGCAACGGGATGTTACACCCTTCCCCCCAGTGGGCTGACCAGAGTTTTCAAGTGCGGGAAACCTTAGCCATGTTCCCCCCAGAAGACTTACCCCCCGGAGATTATCGCCTCTCCGTCGCCTATTTAAACCCAGATACCGGAGAAGCCCATCCTATCCCCTTCCCCCCTGTCACCATTACCCTAGACCCCACCCGTCCTCCCCTCCCCGCCCCTGCGCTGGATTTCGTTACCCAACTGCGACACCTCGCCCGTGACCTCCCAGAGGGACGAGAAGCCCTCGACCCCATTTTTGACCAAATTGGTCAAATGAACCAATATGACCCCATACAGGACTACACAAGGCAAGCTGAGTTAACCTTAGCCTACCGCTTAAGCCAAAATCCTGACCGATTGGACTGGGCCTATGGCTTGACCCTCGCCCGTGCTTTACAGGAAGATGCAGTAGGTGCGATCGCCGCCCTAGAAAAAGTCGTCCAACTCGACCCCAACAACCCCTACGCCCACGCCTACCTCGCCGTCGTCCACCTCTACCGTTGGCAGCCCAGAGCCGCTCAACAAGCCCTCAATCAAGCCGCCGCCCTCAACCCCGATTTATGGGAGATCCAAGCCCTACAGGGCGCAGCAGCCGCCATGCAGGGACAATTCATCAAAGCTTGGCAGGTTTTTTCCGCCCTACAATAA
- a CDS encoding ABC transporter substrate-binding protein — protein sequence MKTKQLLLILLFCLSLGLVNCWPQSPPPAVTDSGTTQPITIWWTKGFYPAEDEALSRVVRQWERQINQPVELTFYDDDENLQRVLNALAEGTPPDIAYNRRAEFAVNPRVAWEGKVPDLSEVIQPVENLYTESAVKSAYLLNKTTGERSYYGVPLQQQTVHLHYWGDLLEEAGFTPEDIPKNWEDFWAFWQQAQDNLRAKGYENIYGVGLTVSPMSNDTFYEFEHFLEAYDVSLLDSEGNPRVSDPELRQNLVRLIEWIVGFYQEGYIHPDAVNWGVPDNNTAFLNRQLLMVFNPTLSIPSSQQTDPEVAQTIVTHPLPNEPDGEVAKTLISVKQVLTFTDSPHPEAAKDFLRYLSTPENLSLYLQDSGGRYFPVMKPLLEEPFWSESTNPHIAVAAEQFKEVRPLEYITSPPYSQIFAENLWGRALRRVAVDGVSATVAVEETLARIEEIFREWGDS from the coding sequence ATGAAAACGAAACAGTTGTTGCTGATCCTACTATTTTGCTTGAGTTTAGGACTGGTGAATTGTTGGCCACAATCTCCCCCCCCTGCTGTGACAGACTCCGGGACGACTCAACCCATTACCATCTGGTGGACAAAGGGCTTTTATCCGGCCGAAGATGAGGCCTTATCCCGGGTTGTTCGTCAGTGGGAACGGCAGATTAATCAACCTGTAGAGTTAACATTTTACGACGATGATGAAAACTTGCAAAGAGTATTAAATGCGTTAGCCGAAGGGACTCCGCCGGACATTGCGTATAACCGTCGTGCAGAATTTGCGGTGAATCCCCGAGTAGCTTGGGAGGGGAAAGTTCCCGATCTCAGTGAGGTAATTCAGCCCGTGGAAAACCTCTATACAGAAAGCGCGGTGAAGTCCGCTTATTTGCTCAATAAAACGACTGGGGAACGGAGTTATTATGGCGTTCCCTTGCAACAGCAAACGGTTCACCTTCATTACTGGGGAGATTTATTAGAAGAGGCAGGATTTACCCCAGAGGATATTCCTAAGAATTGGGAGGATTTTTGGGCATTTTGGCAACAAGCCCAGGATAATTTACGTGCGAAGGGTTACGAGAATATCTATGGGGTAGGTTTGACCGTTTCTCCGATGAGTAATGACACCTTTTATGAGTTTGAACACTTTCTAGAAGCCTATGATGTGAGCTTATTAGATAGTGAGGGAAATCCTCGGGTCAGTGATCCAGAATTACGGCAGAATTTAGTGAGATTAATTGAATGGATTGTGGGGTTTTATCAAGAGGGTTATATTCATCCCGATGCCGTGAATTGGGGAGTACCGGATAACAATACAGCCTTTTTAAATCGTCAGTTATTGATGGTGTTCAACCCGACTCTTTCGATTCCGAGTTCTCAACAAACGGATCCGGAAGTGGCGCAAACTATTGTCACCCATCCCTTACCCAATGAACCAGATGGGGAGGTAGCAAAGACGTTAATTTCCGTCAAACAGGTTTTAACCTTTACGGATTCTCCTCATCCCGAGGCGGCTAAGGATTTTTTGCGTTATTTAAGTACACCGGAAAACTTGAGTCTGTATTTACAAGATTCGGGGGGGCGTTATTTTCCGGTGATGAAGCCGTTGTTAGAAGAACCGTTTTGGTCTGAATCGACGAATCCTCATATTGCGGTGGCGGCTGAACAGTTTAAAGAGGTGCGGCCATTGGAGTATATTACATCGCCTCCTTATTCTCAGATTTTTGCGGAGAATTTGTGGGGGAGAGCGTTAAGACGGGTAGCCGTGGATGGGGTATCGGCGACGGTGGCTGTGGAGGAGACTCTCGCCCGGATTGAGGAGATTTTCCGGGAATGGGGAGATAGTTAG
- a CDS encoding sensor histidine kinase, with product MRRFLRRSHLFPRFPKTLPLFGAVQNLWRKRLLVQLVGSFLIVSLTMVSLMGYLAFVQAKEALKASVFAQLNITASLKERELGRWLTDQGQDLLAFSHLPSVEENAQILLTTPSQDPRYVVAQQALQENLERFVEYQDGLEEVFLLSRGGRVLGASDRQIIGQFQPLSQYSEITRDENTPLLSNFYRSASTGNPQMTLATPSKNAQGQTLGLFATHLNLDRMDQIIRQQVSLGATGETYLVSDIGSSLAAKNVLVSAQAGGKLEDLDSIDSYGIQQALKGQRGQGLYLNYRQQPVIGVYAALPGKGLALLVEQSQWEAFAPARSLAILLLGLGITLSALMAGGMVLLGRQIIRPIRAIAQTARRVSTGDLTCQTPILTDNELGQLAQGFNHMIDQLQQSYQTLSDYNHTLETNVFERTQALQLKNQELESTLAELTRTQTHLIQNEKMAGLGQLVAGVAHEINNPVNFIHGNLSHLDQYSQDLLGFVEQYQQVYPHPHPDLEQYIEDIDLDFLQEDLPKVLTSMRIGTERIREIVLSLRTFSRLDESEQKAVDIHTGLESTLLILYNRFKGKGDSSPVELVKHYGDLPLVDCYPGQLNQVFVNLISNALDALEEQENRPPNSSPQITITTAVVGEDRVRIEIADNGPGMSEEVRGKLFDPFFTTKPIGKGTGLGMSISYSIIVERHQGTITCDSRLGEGTRFCLEIPLRQVRG from the coding sequence ATGAGACGATTCTTGAGGCGATCGCACCTTTTTCCCAGATTCCCCAAAACCCTCCCCCTCTTTGGGGCTGTTCAAAATCTTTGGCGTAAGCGTCTACTCGTCCAACTGGTGGGTTCTTTCCTCATCGTTTCTCTAACAATGGTGTCCTTGATGGGGTATTTAGCCTTTGTCCAGGCGAAAGAAGCCCTCAAAGCGTCGGTTTTTGCTCAACTCAATATTACGGCATCGTTGAAAGAGCGAGAATTAGGCCGTTGGCTGACGGATCAAGGTCAAGATTTACTGGCCTTTTCCCATCTTCCCTCGGTGGAGGAAAACGCTCAAATTCTCTTAACCACCCCCAGTCAGGATCCCCGTTATGTTGTCGCCCAACAGGCCTTACAGGAGAATTTAGAGCGTTTTGTGGAGTACCAAGATGGCTTAGAGGAGGTCTTTTTGCTCTCTCGGGGAGGACGGGTGTTAGGAGCAAGCGATCGCCAAATTATTGGACAATTCCAACCACTCTCCCAATACAGCGAGATCACCCGCGACGAAAACACCCCCCTCCTGTCCAACTTTTATCGATCGGCCAGCACAGGAAACCCCCAAATGACCCTAGCAACACCCAGCAAAAACGCTCAAGGGCAAACTCTGGGTTTGTTTGCCACCCACCTCAACTTAGACCGCATGGATCAGATTATCCGGCAACAAGTCAGCCTCGGAGCAACGGGAGAAACCTACTTAGTCAGTGATATTGGCAGCAGTTTAGCCGCTAAAAATGTCCTAGTTTCCGCTCAAGCTGGGGGGAAGCTAGAGGATCTGGACTCCATCGACAGTTACGGCATCCAACAGGCCTTAAAAGGACAACGGGGCCAGGGATTATATCTCAACTATCGCCAACAGCCCGTTATTGGGGTTTATGCCGCCCTACCGGGTAAAGGTTTAGCCCTGTTAGTGGAACAGTCCCAATGGGAAGCCTTCGCCCCGGCCCGTTCCCTAGCCATACTGCTCTTAGGTCTTGGAATCACCCTCTCCGCGCTGATGGCGGGGGGGATGGTCTTGTTAGGGCGGCAGATTATTCGTCCCATTCGTGCGATCGCCCAAACCGCCCGTCGAGTCAGTACAGGCGACCTCACCTGTCAAACCCCCATCCTGACGGACAACGAACTTGGGCAATTAGCCCAAGGGTTCAACCACATGATCGACCAACTGCAACAATCCTACCAAACCCTCTCCGACTACAACCACACCCTAGAAACCAACGTTTTTGAACGCACCCAAGCCCTTCAACTGAAAAATCAAGAACTCGAAAGCACCCTAGCAGAACTCACCAGAACCCAAACCCATCTCATCCAAAACGAGAAAATGGCCGGACTTGGGCAGTTAGTGGCCGGAGTAGCCCATGAGATCAACAATCCCGTCAACTTCATCCACGGCAACCTCTCCCACCTTGACCAATATAGCCAAGACCTTCTAGGATTCGTCGAACAATATCAACAGGTTTATCCCCACCCCCATCCGGATTTAGAACAGTACATTGAGGACATAGACCTAGACTTTTTACAAGAGGACTTACCCAAAGTCTTAACCTCCATGCGCATTGGAACCGAACGCATCCGAGAAATTGTCCTTTCCTTGCGCACCTTTTCCCGTCTCGACGAGTCCGAACAAAAGGCCGTCGATATTCACACTGGGTTAGAGAGTACCTTACTCATCCTGTACAATCGGTTTAAAGGAAAAGGGGACTCATCCCCAGTTGAACTGGTCAAACACTATGGGGATTTGCCCCTCGTAGACTGTTATCCGGGGCAATTGAACCAAGTCTTTGTCAACTTAATTAGCAATGCCTTAGATGCCCTAGAAGAGCAGGAAAACCGCCCCCCCAATTCCTCCCCCCAAATCACTATTACCACGGCCGTAGTAGGGGAAGATCGGGTGAGGATTGAGATTGCCGACAACGGCCCCGGAATGTCTGAGGAGGTACGGGGGAAACTGTTTGATCCCTTTTTTACCACGAAACCCATCGGTAAAGGGACGGGTTTAGGGATGTCGATTAGTTATTCTATCATTGTGGAACGCCACCAAGGCACTATTACCTGTGATTCTCGACTGGGAGAGGGGACAAGGTTTTGTCTGGAAATCCCCCTGCGGCAGGTGAGGGGGTAG
- a CDS encoding Uma2 family endonuclease, whose product MTIAKSSPPKIPPLPDHTQLPDSDDTFVKNFQEHPQSILLTDSIKPTLEQLHPDGQYAIGQDCGIYWRLTDPPQRGAECPDWFYVANVPPSLDGQFRRSYVLWQEFIPPLIAIEFVSGDGSEERDRTPLSPDSQALQKPGKFWVYEQVIRPGFYAIYEVQRASVEVYRFMVNRYELMEANERGHYPIEPMGVELGIWHGRYGNVELPWLRWWDSEGNLLLTGEERAVIERQRAEQAELALQEERQRAERLAELLRSQGINPDEF is encoded by the coding sequence ATGACCATCGCCAAATCATCTCCCCCAAAAATTCCCCCCCTCCCCGACCATACCCAACTCCCGGACTCTGACGATACCTTTGTGAAAAACTTTCAGGAGCATCCCCAAAGTATCCTCCTCACTGATTCGATTAAACCCACCCTAGAACAACTCCATCCCGATGGACAGTATGCCATCGGTCAGGATTGTGGCATTTACTGGCGACTTACAGACCCCCCCCAGAGGGGAGCGGAATGTCCCGATTGGTTCTATGTCGCTAATGTTCCTCCTAGTCTCGATGGACAATTTAGGCGTTCTTATGTGTTGTGGCAAGAGTTTATTCCTCCCCTGATTGCCATTGAATTTGTCTCTGGGGATGGGTCAGAAGAGCGAGATAGAACCCCTTTGTCTCCCGACAGTCAAGCGCTCCAAAAACCGGGGAAATTCTGGGTTTATGAACAGGTGATTCGACCGGGTTTTTATGCGATCTACGAAGTGCAGAGAGCTAGTGTTGAGGTGTACCGCTTCATGGTGAATCGTTATGAGTTAATGGAGGCAAATGAGCGGGGACATTATCCTATAGAGCCAATGGGGGTAGAGTTGGGGATATGGCACGGACGCTATGGCAATGTGGAGTTGCCTTGGTTGCGCTGGTGGGATAGTGAGGGGAATTTGTTGCTCACGGGGGAGGAACGGGCTGTTATTGAACGACAACGGGCAGAACAAGCGGAGTTGGCGTTACAAGAAGAACGGCAACGAGCGGAACGACTGGCGGAGTTACTCCGTTCCCAAGGGATTAACCCTGATGAGTTCTGA
- a CDS encoding Uma2 family endonuclease: MTIAKSSPPKIPPLPDHTQLPDSDDTFVKNFQEHPQSILLTDSIKPTLEQLHPDGQYAIGQDCGIYWRLTDPPQRGAECPDWFYVANVPPSLDGQFRRSYVLWQEFIPPLIAIEFVSGDGSEERDRTPLSPDSQALQKPGKFWVYEQVIRPGFYAIYEVQRASVEVYRFMVNRYELMEANERGHYPIEPMGVELGIWQGRYGNVELPWLRWWDSEGNLLLTGEERAARAELELQVERQVVETERQQAAIERQRAEVERQRAEQAELDLEQERQRAERLAELLRSQGINPDEL, from the coding sequence ATGACCATCGCCAAATCATCTCCCCCAAAAATTCCCCCCCTCCCCGACCATACCCAACTCCCGGACTCTGACGATACCTTTGTGAAAAACTTTCAGGAGCATCCCCAAAGTATCCTCCTCACTGATTCGATTAAACCCACCCTAGAACAACTCCATCCCGATGGACAGTATGCCATCGGTCAGGATTGTGGCATTTACTGGCGTTTAACAGACCCCCCCCAGAGGGGAGCGGAATGTCCCGATTGGTTTTATGTCGCTAATGTTCCTCCTAGTCTCGATGGACAATTTAGGCGTTCTTATGTGTTGTGGCAAGAGTTTATTCCTCCCCTGATTGCCATTGAATTTGTCTCTGGGGATGGGTCAGAAGAGCGGGATAGAACCCCTTTGTCTCCCGACAGTCAAGCGCTCCAAAAACCGGGGAAATTCTGGGTTTATGAACAGGTGATTCGACCGGGTTTTTATGCGATCTACGAAGTGCAGAGAGCTAGTGTTGAGGTGTACCGCTTCATGGTGAATCGTTATGAGTTAATGGAGGCAAATGAGCGGGGACATTATCCTATAGAGCCAATGGGGGTAGAGTTGGGGATATGGCAAGGGCGATATGGCAATGTGGAGTTGCCTTGGTTGCGCTGGTGGGATAGTGAGGGGAATTTGTTGCTCACGGGGGAGGAACGGGCGGCACGGGCAGAATTAGAATTGCAGGTAGAACGGCAAGTGGTCGAAACGGAGCGTCAGCAAGCAGCAATTGAACGGCAAAGGGCAGAAGTTGAACGCCAACGAGCCGAACAAGCAGAGTTAGATTTAGAGCAAGAACGCCAACGAGCGGAACGACTAGCGGAATTGTTGCGCTCCCAAGGTATTAACCCAGATGAGTTGTGA